A window from Hallerella porci encodes these proteins:
- a CDS encoding efflux RND transporter permease subunit: MSFATLSIRRPVLMTVLALGIVLIGAFGAMNLGVREYPNVDSPIITVRTSYTGANAAVVESEVTEIIEASVNSAAGIKSLTSTSSDGRSVIRAEFEVGTDLEAAANDIRDRVSRVQRKLPDEADAPVVYKSDSDSDPILIASLLSDTRDAMELSELASNVVKERLQTIPGVSEVNLWGEKTPVVRLWLDPLRMKALGVSPSDISKALSKENEELPAGKIEGQTMDLSIRTLGRLEKPADFHAIPVKTAADGTIIRLSDVATIHYEPKDTRTGFKRNGKNVIAVALIAQPGSNHVAIADEFYKRVDALRRDLPSDVKIINGMDSSVSIRSSIREVIETIFVSFLLVIAVIFIFLREVRTTFIPMIVIPVSIIGSFFVLYIFGFSINVLTLLAMVLAIGLVVDDAIVIVENIYQKIEKKMSPKEAAVAGIHEIFFAVIATSVVLMAVFVPMLALGGTTGLLFREFVAVMIGTVVISTFCALTLTPMLCSKILRAQKKGILYEKTEPIFEWLNSVYNTLLNGFLRVRGLIFVIIAALLFIAYFCLTNLSSEMAPQEDSNMFMVNISAPEGTGLGQTKKMTEAFVEEMTALMDSSEYEEIQAGARSGGSSMIRVTLISDKTKRRSQSEIARAVQILGASYPDLRVMVFEPQAISTSRGGLPVQFVLQAGEIETLRELLPKFTAEAEKSDVFSVVNADLKFTKPELHVQINRDKAHDQGVSIDDIASTVALTLGDQTYGEFYKDGRQYDVIGAVPYEYRASPSNLDELSVRNASGEMLSVSNFITYSEQSASPSLPRYNRFSAATISAGLMPGKTVGDGVNEMRRIARKVIPDSLNIQTELSGTSKEYEDSSSGLYMVFLLALACIFLVLAGQFESYRSPFVTFFTVPLALAGAIISLYFFGQTLNIFSEIALILLLGLVTKNGILIVEFANQIMERTGCSRLAAAKKSARLRFRPILMTSLSTVLGAVPLILTGTPSRIAMGITIVCGLSFATFLTLFVVPAAYSFFAGKPKKELEKKEFKSGMLLPAMKILPLIFVMMHFVSPNAAAELSPEEAVRTALEKNRTALIYEENVKSANAGLKNSRKGLLPTVDLSLSRYYNYGDTYSKNQAGVKTDIDNDLSHSDAFQIAVNYTVFDGFADISKYNLGKAQVEVAKAELQRERENLIANVLIAYFTAVNAHSSLVLSDSNLSVSRARKKLAQDKFEAGAMTRLDVLSAQMDFASDSAANLSKASTLASAIRNLDELLGGGVIASADDLPDSISVERNPDWKTPEGLARAKERAVSQNAELLSAIASKKYAETNRSGASSSLYPKLNLHGSWNATASEADKGNPAEANSQYFRVGAALSWNLFNGFADNATMESAKIEERSAELKVENVRLNIETNVANAVETHLRALEALEVAEGNDKLASEMLALGEERFKVGRISAFEFRETQSQWRSVREALLAARFAACKAEIQVKQLIGSR; this comes from the coding sequence ATGAGTTTTGCAACTCTTTCCATTCGGCGTCCCGTTCTCATGACAGTGCTCGCGTTGGGCATTGTTTTAATCGGGGCATTTGGCGCGATGAATTTAGGCGTTCGCGAATATCCGAATGTCGATTCGCCGATTATCACTGTGCGCACATCTTATACGGGCGCAAACGCAGCGGTTGTCGAATCCGAAGTCACAGAAATTATCGAAGCTTCGGTGAACAGTGCTGCGGGCATTAAATCGTTAACTTCGACAAGTTCGGATGGACGTTCTGTCATCCGCGCGGAATTTGAAGTGGGCACCGATTTGGAAGCCGCAGCAAACGATATCCGCGACCGCGTTTCACGCGTACAAAGAAAACTTCCCGATGAAGCGGATGCGCCGGTAGTTTATAAATCCGATTCGGATTCGGATCCGATTTTAATTGCGAGTTTACTTTCGGATACCCGCGATGCGATGGAACTTTCGGAGCTCGCTTCGAATGTGGTGAAAGAAAGACTTCAAACCATTCCGGGCGTTTCCGAAGTGAATTTGTGGGGAGAAAAAACGCCGGTGGTGCGTCTTTGGCTAGATCCGCTGCGGATGAAAGCGCTTGGCGTTTCGCCTTCGGACATTTCAAAAGCACTTTCCAAAGAAAACGAAGAATTGCCCGCCGGAAAAATTGAAGGGCAAACGATGGATCTTTCCATCCGGACTTTGGGCCGCTTAGAAAAGCCTGCAGACTTTCATGCGATTCCGGTGAAAACGGCAGCGGACGGAACGATTATTCGCCTTTCCGATGTAGCGACAATTCATTATGAACCGAAAGATACGCGCACCGGTTTTAAACGCAATGGAAAAAATGTGATTGCTGTTGCGCTCATCGCTCAGCCGGGTTCGAATCACGTCGCCATCGCAGACGAATTTTATAAACGCGTCGATGCGCTTCGTCGCGATTTGCCTTCGGATGTAAAAATCATCAACGGCATGGATTCTTCGGTGAGCATTCGCTCTTCTATTCGCGAAGTCATCGAAACGATTTTCGTTTCTTTCTTGCTCGTTATTGCGGTGATTTTCATTTTCCTCCGCGAAGTTCGTACCACATTTATTCCGATGATTGTAATTCCTGTTTCGATTATCGGAAGTTTCTTCGTGCTTTATATTTTCGGATTTTCCATCAACGTTCTCACTCTCCTGGCGATGGTTTTAGCAATCGGTTTAGTCGTCGATGATGCGATTGTTATCGTGGAAAATATTTACCAAAAAATTGAGAAGAAAATGTCGCCGAAAGAGGCTGCGGTCGCGGGCATTCACGAAATTTTCTTTGCGGTCATCGCGACTTCGGTAGTGTTAATGGCGGTTTTTGTTCCGATGCTTGCGCTCGGCGGAACGACTGGACTTCTCTTCCGCGAATTTGTCGCAGTGATGATTGGAACGGTTGTGATTTCGACTTTCTGCGCTTTAACGCTTACGCCGATGCTTTGCTCTAAAATTTTACGGGCACAGAAAAAAGGAATTTTATACGAAAAAACAGAACCGATTTTTGAATGGTTGAATTCCGTTTACAACACTCTTCTCAACGGATTTTTGCGGGTGCGCGGACTTATCTTCGTCATCATCGCCGCATTGCTTTTTATCGCATATTTTTGTTTGACAAATCTTTCGAGTGAAATGGCTCCGCAAGAAGACAGCAATATGTTTATGGTGAACATTTCTGCGCCCGAAGGAACAGGACTTGGGCAAACGAAAAAAATGACGGAAGCGTTCGTCGAAGAAATGACCGCGTTAATGGATTCTTCGGAATACGAAGAAATTCAAGCGGGCGCACGATCGGGCGGAAGTTCAATGATTCGCGTCACTCTCATTAGCGATAAAACGAAACGGCGTTCGCAAAGTGAAATTGCGCGGGCTGTGCAAATTTTGGGCGCAAGTTATCCGGATTTACGTGTTATGGTTTTTGAACCGCAAGCGATTAGCACAAGTCGCGGCGGGCTTCCTGTGCAATTCGTTTTGCAAGCGGGCGAAATTGAAACTCTCCGCGAATTGCTTCCGAAGTTTACCGCCGAAGCCGAAAAGAGCGATGTCTTCAGCGTGGTTAACGCGGACTTAAAATTTACGAAGCCAGAACTTCACGTTCAAATTAACCGCGATAAAGCGCACGATCAAGGCGTTTCCATCGACGATATTGCAAGCACTGTTGCGTTAACTCTCGGCGATCAAACTTATGGAGAATTTTATAAAGACGGTCGTCAGTATGATGTCATCGGAGCCGTGCCTTATGAATATCGCGCATCGCCTTCGAATTTAGATGAACTCAGCGTGCGCAATGCTTCGGGCGAAATGCTTTCGGTTTCCAATTTCATCACCTATTCCGAACAGTCCGCGTCGCCGTCACTTCCGCGTTACAATCGCTTTAGCGCTGCAACAATTTCTGCGGGACTTATGCCGGGAAAAACGGTCGGCGATGGCGTTAACGAAATGCGTCGCATCGCACGCAAAGTCATCCCGGATTCGTTAAATATTCAAACAGAACTTTCGGGAACTTCCAAAGAATACGAAGACAGTTCTTCGGGATTGTATATGGTTTTCTTGCTCGCACTCGCTTGCATTTTCCTCGTTCTCGCGGGACAATTTGAAAGTTATCGTTCTCCGTTTGTCACCTTTTTCACGGTGCCGCTCGCATTAGCCGGCGCAATTATTTCTCTCTATTTCTTTGGGCAAACGTTGAATATTTTTAGTGAAATCGCTTTGATTTTACTTCTTGGACTTGTGACGAAAAATGGCATTTTAATCGTCGAATTTGCAAACCAAATTATGGAACGCACCGGCTGCTCGCGCTTAGCGGCGGCAAAAAAATCAGCGCGTCTTCGCTTCCGTCCAATTCTCATGACGAGTCTTTCGACCGTTCTCGGCGCAGTACCTTTGATTTTAACGGGAACACCGAGTCGCATCGCGATGGGAATTACCATTGTCTGCGGACTTTCTTTCGCCACATTTCTCACCCTTTTCGTCGTGCCCGCTGCGTATTCGTTCTTTGCGGGAAAACCGAAAAAAGAATTAGAAAAGAAAGAATTCAAATCGGGAATGCTTTTGCCCGCGATGAAAATTCTTCCGCTCATTTTTGTGATGATGCATTTTGTGTCACCGAATGCCGCTGCAGAACTTTCGCCCGAAGAAGCGGTGCGGACTGCGCTTGAAAAAAATCGGACAGCGCTCATCTACGAAGAAAATGTGAAAAGCGCAAACGCCGGACTTAAAAATTCTCGCAAAGGTTTGCTTCCGACCGTCGATCTTTCTCTTTCGCGCTATTACAATTACGGCGACACTTATTCGAAAAATCAAGCCGGCGTGAAAACGGATATCGATAACGATTTAAGTCATAGCGACGCGTTTCAAATTGCGGTCAATTATACGGTCTTCGATGGCTTCGCGGATATTTCGAAATACAATTTGGGAAAAGCGCAAGTCGAAGTGGCGAAAGCGGAATTGCAGCGGGAACGCGAAAATTTAATTGCGAATGTTTTAATCGCTTATTTTACCGCGGTGAACGCGCACTCTTCTCTCGTCCTTTCCGATTCCAATTTATCGGTTTCGCGCGCCCGAAAAAAATTGGCGCAGGATAAATTCGAAGCGGGAGCGATGACTCGTTTAGATGTTCTTTCGGCGCAAATGGATTTTGCAAGTGATAGCGCGGCGAATCTTTCGAAGGCGTCGACTCTTGCGTCGGCAATTCGTAACTTAGACGAACTTCTCGGCGGTGGCGTAATCGCAAGCGCAGACGATCTTCCCGATTCCATTTCGGTAGAGCGCAATCCCGATTGGAAAACTCCCGAAGGACTTGCTCGGGCAAAAGAACGCGCCGTTTCACAAAATGCCGAATTGCTCTCGGCGATTGCGTCTAAAAAATATGCGGAGACAAATCGCAGCGGTGCGTCATCTTCTCTTTATCCCAAACTCAATTTGCACGGATCGTGGAATGCGACAGCGAGCGAAGCAGATAAAGGAAATCCCGCCGAAGCGAACAGTCAATATTTCCGCGTAGGTGCTGCGCTTTCGTGGAATCTCTTCAACGGTTTTGCAGATAATGCGACGATGGAATCGGCAAAAATTGAAGAACGTTCTGCGGAACTCAAAGTGGAAAATGTGCGTTTGAATATCGAAACGAATGTGGCAAACGCAGTCGAAACTCATCTCCGCGCATTAGAAGCGTTAGAAGTTGCCGAAGGCAATGATAAACTCGCTTCCGAAATGCTCGCTTTGGGCGAAGAACGTTTTAAAGTCGGAAGAATTTCTGCCTTCGAATTTCGCGAAACGCAAAGTCAATGGCGCTCGGTCCGCGAAGCGCT